The following nucleotide sequence is from Natronosalvus caseinilyticus.
ATTCCGGCCCTAATCGCGACCCTGGAGGCGAACATCCGTGCGCTCGAGGCCCTCAGACGCGGGCTCAAGCTCGCCCGAGGCCAGCGAGCGGTTCGCGACGCTGCAACGGACGCCGCCGACCGGACGGCTAGCCGTTCGAGCGACCTCCGCGATACGACGCTCACGCACCTCGACCGTGCGCTTCGGGAACTGCAGGACGCCGTCTCGGACGACGCTGACGAAGTTGGGATTGAGGTCGACGATCGAACGCGAACGTTGCTCGAGGACGCCAGGCGGCTTCGCGACGATATCGACCAGCGACTGGCGGAGCGCATCGACCGGGGAGGAGAATCTGGGTCGGACGACGCGTCTCAGCCCTACCGGATCGACATCCAGTCCGGGGACAACCAGCGATCCGCGAGTGACCAGCGGTCGGCGAGAGACGAGGACAGAGAGAGCGACAGCGGTGCCCGTCTCCCGGAGGAATCCACCGACTCCGGCGTCGACGTCGACGCCGAACTCGAGACGCTTCGGGATCGGTACGGCGCCTCGAGCGCGGACGAAACGAATGAAACGGACGAGTCTACGCCGACCGAGAACGACGGCGAATCGGCGGACAGTGGAGGATCGAGAGGTAGTGGTCCGCACGGGACGCGCGACTCGAGGAGCGACGAAACGGGGGCTGACGACGACTTGAGTGACGATGGTGACGGCGACAGCGAAGACAGCGAAGACAGTGAAGACGACGAAGACACAGACGAATAAGCCCGAAACGAGGACCGCTCAAACCGGTTCGAACCGGTAGCCGTCCCACGCCTGACTCTCGGTCACTTTGATCCCCACACCTGGTTCTCGAAGTTCCTCGACGTAGATCGGCCGAACCTCGTCGCCGGTCTCGACGTCGCCGGTCGTGAGCTGACCCAGGGCTCGAACGGGCGGCTGATCGACCTCGAGCGCGTCCTCGAGGTCGAACTCGACGATGGCCAGGTGATTCGGCTCGCGGACGCCGGGCGGGGTGGCAGTGCTCGTCGTCCAGGTGACGACCGTCGCGGTGAACTCGCTCAGGTCGACCGTGTCGACGGGTTCCTCGCCGTCGGGTCCGAGGTGGTGGCCGGGGAACCCGATCGTCCCATCGGCGTAACGATAGGCCTCCATCGTCATGCTGCGGCCTCCATGATCGTCGTGATAACGCAGTTGCCGAACCCGCCGACGTTACAGCACAGGCCGACGTCGGCGTCGACCTGGCGCGGTCCGGCCTCGCCGACGAGCTGTTCGTAAATCTCGACACCCTGGGCGACGCCGCTGGCGCCGAGTGGGTGGCCCTTTGACTTGAGGCCGCCGGAGGTGTTGATCGGGAGGTCGCCGGTATCGCGTTCCGTGTCGCCCGCCTCGACGCGCTCCCAGGCCTCGCCGTGATCGGCGAAGCCGAGTCCCTCCATCTGCAGGAACTCGAGGATAGTGAACATGTCGTGGAGTTCGGCGACGTCGACGTCCTCGGGGCCGTAGCCGCTCATCTCGTAGGCGGACTCGCCGCTCTCGACGACGCCGTTCATCACGGTGGGATCGGGACGCTCGTGGACGACGTGGGTGTCGGTCGCACCCGCGACACCCGCGACGACGGCGTACTCGTCGACGTACTCCTTCGCCACGGACTCCGGACAGAACACGAGGCCCGCGCTGCCGTCGGTGATCGGACAGAAGTCGTAGAGTCTGAGCGGGTCGGCCACGATGGGCGACTCGAGGACGGTCTCTAAGCCCACTTCCTTCCGGAACTGGGCGTGGGGGTTGTCGACGCCGTTTTTGTGATTCTTGACGGCGACCTTCCCGAGGCTCTCCCGAGGCGCGTCGAAGCGCTCGAGGTAGTGACGGGCGGTCATCCCGGCGAAGGAGGGCAGGGTGACGCCGTGTTTGTACTCCTCGGGGTGGGTGATCGAAGCGATGATGTCGGTCGACTCCCCGGTCGTGCGGTGGGTCATCTTCTCGCCGCCGACAAGGAGCGTCATCTCGCTGGCCCCGCTGGCGACGGACTGCCAGGCGGCGTAGATGCCGGCCCCGCCGCTCGAGGAGGTCTGATCGACCCGCTGGGCGTACGCCGGCAGGAGGTCGAGGTCGTGAGCGAGCATGTTCATGATGCCGCCCTGGCCCTCGAACTCGCCACTGGACATGTTCGCGACGTAGCAGTGCTCGACGTCGTCCGAGGCGACGCCGGCGTCCTCGAGGGCGGCGATGCCGGCTTCGGCGAGGAGGTCGCGGATCCACGCCTCGCGCTGGCCGAACTGGGTCATCGACGCGCCGATGATCGCAACGCGTTCCATGCTCACACTGAGTCAGGTCACGCATTTATAGGGTGAGGATGTTGGCAGAATCGGTGTGAGTCGTTTCTGGATCAGCTGTCTATCTCCCCAGGCGGTGTTAGGATTGGTGTGCGAATTCGGCTATCGACTATAATTTAGGGG
It contains:
- a CDS encoding DUF7547 family protein, whose amino-acid sequence is MDDRDRTDRDDLADALQELSATLNALRDELEDDARSRNRRRRQFPLRPPTPGELVRFGDEVAIPALIATLEANIRALEALRRGLKLARGQRAVRDAATDAADRTASRSSDLRDTTLTHLDRALRELQDAVSDDADEVGIEVDDRTRTLLEDARRLRDDIDQRLAERIDRGGESGSDDASQPYRIDIQSGDNQRSASDQRSARDEDRESDSGARLPEESTDSGVDVDAELETLRDRYGASSADETNETDESTPTENDGESADSGGSRGSGPHGTRDSRSDETGADDDLSDDGDGDSEDSEDSEDDEDTDE
- a CDS encoding nucleic acid-binding protein, which codes for MTMEAYRYADGTIGFPGHHLGPDGEEPVDTVDLSEFTATVVTWTTSTATPPGVREPNHLAIVEFDLEDALEVDQPPVRALGQLTTGDVETGDEVRPIYVEELREPGVGIKVTESQAWDGYRFEPV
- a CDS encoding thiolase C-terminal domain-containing protein translates to MERVAIIGASMTQFGQREAWIRDLLAEAGIAALEDAGVASDDVEHCYVANMSSGEFEGQGGIMNMLAHDLDLLPAYAQRVDQTSSSGGAGIYAAWQSVASGASEMTLLVGGEKMTHRTTGESTDIIASITHPEEYKHGVTLPSFAGMTARHYLERFDAPRESLGKVAVKNHKNGVDNPHAQFRKEVGLETVLESPIVADPLRLYDFCPITDGSAGLVFCPESVAKEYVDEYAVVAGVAGATDTHVVHERPDPTVMNGVVESGESAYEMSGYGPEDVDVAELHDMFTILEFLQMEGLGFADHGEAWERVEAGDTERDTGDLPINTSGGLKSKGHPLGASGVAQGVEIYEQLVGEAGPRQVDADVGLCCNVGGFGNCVITTIMEAAA